The Piliocolobus tephrosceles isolate RC106 chromosome 4, ASM277652v3, whole genome shotgun sequence genome contains the following window.
tttatttttattttaaggcatAGCATTACTAGGAGTATAGCTTTGGGAACCTTGTAGCATCATAAAGACTTTTAAAGAGGTGACAGCTATTGGCAAATTGACTAATAGAACTAAGCTTTGGTTCATGTATTCAGTGTCTGAATGAAAAATAGGAAGTTCAGTAAAAGAGCTAAGAGTGAAAGAAATGTGATTTCGTGTGCTTCTCCTTTTTAGCTCGTATAATAGATTGAACAGATTTGATATTGTAAATACACTCAGGCAGAGTGGCAGAGGCTTGGTTGTCATTTAGCCTTTAGGGCCTTAGTGGAGTTAATGAGAACTGCAAACGGTCATCAAGTCTTGGTGCTTCACAGAGAAGCAACACTTCTGCAGTGAGTGTGTTAGCTTAGTGGTTATGGTATTACTACAGGGACATGGATCACTTAAGGAGAGAGCCTTTCAGGCCTGGGTCAGTCTTAAAGCAGATCTCACGTGGAGGGTTTCTGCTAACCTGCATCTCTTACAACACAATACTAGTTAGTATGCTGTAGTATTAATCAGTAGGTCAAGTTCAGTGAAGTAAAGGATAATTGAATTCTTGAAGTTCACATTTAGGCAAAAAATTGGCATTTTAGGAGGTGAGTATAAGACATGATCTTTACAGAAAATACTGATGATAAAAACAGCGCTCTCTGTTAGGTGCCTTTGTGCTTGACTTCATCCTTTGTGCTTGACATCATCTTAAGAAACTAAGCtcagggctgggtgcaatggctcacatctgtaatcccagcactttgggaggctgaggccataggatcagttgagctcaggagttcaagactagcctgggcaacatagctggacctcatctctactaaaaaattaaaacaaaacaaaacaaaacaaaaaactagcttggcatggtggtgcgtgcctgtggtccccagCTGCTcgagaagctgaagcaggaggatagcttgagcccagaagatcaaggctACACTTAGCTgtgatcgtgccatggcactgtagcgtggaaaaaaaaaagaccccctataaaaaaaaaaaaaaaaaaaaaaaaaaagaaactttacgTTCAGATTCCTCTTTTAATAGCAGCTTTCAGCCTGCTATAGACAATACAGAAATGAGTGGATAAAGTTTTATTTAGATACTCTGATAGCTTAGCCAGTGACAATGACCTATCCAAATGTGGAATgctaaaatgttctctttttggAAGCAAACCCATGAAAAATTGGTTTTGAAGTAGTGTTAGAAACCTGGCAATTAAATGACAACAAGAACGTGAGAAGAGATTTTCCCAAAATCCGTTTAGTGTGTTTGgacagaaacaaaggaaagataACTCTTTGTTAAATTAGTTAATAGAGGATTTGAATGCTTTGTTTGCTGTAGACAAAACATCTTTATCTTAAAACTGTAATCTTTCCAACTTCTGTTGCATGCATTGctgcatttccttttttacatGTGCTCTCACTTATTTTCATggcaaatgcatttttaaacagagtctctgGGATAATTATTGACATTAATTagttttggtatttcttttttaatgatattttcatttattccctTTTGCTAGCTGGATTGCCTTTTGCAATTCTTACTTCAAGGCATACCCCCTTCCAACGAGGAGTATTCTGTAATGATGAGTCCATCAAGTACCCTTACAAAGAAGACACCATACCTTATGCGTTATTAGGTGGAATAATCATTCCATTCAGTATTATCGTTGTAAGTTAAATCCACTTTTCCAAGTTTATAACTATTGGGCACTTGGCttaattttctgttattcttttaATGCTTAAATGTATAACCCTCCAAAAACAATGTGTGCTTTTTTAACCTTTAATTGATGGTTTATTTGATCAAGATAATCTCAGCTATTTTAAGTggagtcaaaaaataacagtgtGTAATTAtaagagccaggcacggtgacatgcctgtagtcccagctactcaagaggctgaggctggaggattgcttgagtctccCAGTTGAAGACTATAGTATGTAGTGATCACATCTATGAAtagccattatactccagcccagacaacacTTCAAcatcccatcttaaaaaaaacagaaaaagaaaaatgaaaagaaccttGCTGGATATGCATAGATTTTATGCTAATCGTTTCCATGTCACTGTGATTGTTAGAACTCTAATTTGTTGTCTTTTCGAGGAAGACGCGGTTGTAGGACTTGCGGATCTTTGGTTCGCACGCTCCTGCTCCTGACTCACCGCTGTTCGCTCTCGCGGAGGAACAAGTCGGTCAGGAAGCCGCGCAGCAGCCATGGCTTTTAAGGATACCGGAAAAACACCCGTGGAGCCGGAGGTGGCAATTCACCGAATTCGAATCACCCTAACGAGCCGCAACGTTAAATCCCTGGAAAAGGCGTGTGCTGACTTGATCAGAGGCGCGAAGGAAAAGAACCTGAAAGTGAAAGGACCAGTTCGAATGCCTACCAAGACTTTGAGAATCACTACAAGAAAAACTCCTTGTGGTGAAGGTTCTAAGACATGGGATCGTTTCCAGATGAGAATCCACAAGCGACTCATTGACTTGCACAGTCCTTCTGAGATTGTTAAGCAGATTACTTCCATCAGTATTGAGCCAGGAGTTGAGGTGGAAGTCACCATTGCAGATGCTTAAGtcaactattttaataaattgattaccagttgttaaaaaaaaaaaaaagaactctaatTTGTTATTGTTTAATAATCTTGTGATCAATAGTTGAATGTTATAGCAATATGATTCTAGCATACTTTATACATAGGATATcgttttataatttattgtatcCATGTGTATGtacctactgtttttttttttttttttttgagacggagtgtcgctttgtcacccaggctggagtgcagtggccggatctcagctcactgcaagctccgcctcccgggtttacgccattctcccgcctcagcctcccgagtagctgggactacaggcacccgccacctcacccggctagttttttgtattttttagtagagacggggtttcactgtattagccaggatgatcttgatctcctgacctcgtgatccgcccgtctcggcctcccaaagtgctgggattacagacttgagccaccgcgctcggctatACCTACTGTTTTTGACTCTCCCTCTGTACTGagttctagaaaagaaaaattgctaaGTGATGTTAAAACTTTATATAATGCATgcttactttaaataatttttagataataTACACAGGAGAGAAAAGCTATAGTTCTATATATGATTAGTAGTGAATATGAAAGAATTTTTACTGGTACTGAATGCAAGACTGAGTCTTAAACTAAAATAGTAACTGTTGTTTTTCAGTATTTCAGGTAGAAATGCTTAAAGAATGTGTCTAGAGATAAGACTATTGACAGGACTACATGATTTTTATAATCTCGACTAAAATTCTGTAACTTAACAGTTTTGTGCTCCATAACTTGTAATTTTATGTGTCCAGCATGCTTCCACTGCATAGCTCTGCTCACCATAGCTTGTGACTTTAGAAACAAGATTTATGTTAGTTAAAAGcagaaggctgggtgcggtgactcacgcctgtaatcccagcactttgggaggcgaggccggtggatcacctgaggtcaggagtgcgagaccagcctggtcaacctggcgaaaccccacctctactaaaaatacaaaaattagctgggtgtggtgacacacacctgtaatcccagctattcaggaggctgaggcaggagaatcacttgaacctaggaggcagaggttgcagtgagccgagattgcaccattgtactccagcctgggtgacacgatgagactccgtctggaaaaaaaacaacaacaaaaaaccagaaaatatgctggatgtggtggcttatgcctttaatcctagcatttgggaggccaagtcgggaggatcacttgagccccaaagtatgagaccaacctgggtagcACAGCAAGACCCCTGCCTATATCTACCCCCCCACTCACCcccgcttcaaaaaaaaaaaggccaggcacggtgggcaggagcctgtagtcccagctactcaaaaggctgaagcaggaggatcccttgagctcaggaagttgaggctgcagtaaaccatgattgcaccacggcattccagcttgggcaacagagtgagaccctctctcaaacacacacacacacacacacacacatatttttttttttttttaattaaaaaatatatatagttgtaTCCAGGAGATAGGCCAAAGATGACAGCATGTATATCATGTCTGTTTttggagtttattttaaaaaaagaaaaacttcttaatttagaaatgtcttaagaatgaTCATAATACTTTATTAGCACTGAAAGTTAACTTGTAATTTGTGGTacataattaataaaacaaaacctttGCTATacagatatttgttttataagactgtgagctccttgaaagCAGAGATGATATCTTGTTCATCTTCGTGTCCTCACCGCCTGGCATGGAGCCCAGCATGTTCTAGGTGCCTGAATGAAACTGTATGAAGAAAACTATAGAGTAATTACACAGTAATGTTGGTGACTCTCCTGAAGTATGGGGAAGTTTTAAGAAATCAGGTATTCTTTTAATCTAGACAAATTTTTACACTGAATTTTTACTGCTAAAAGAAAGCCAAGTCTATAATTCTTCCATTAAGGAGGGAGTagggtcttttttaaaaaagtatatatgtttcTGAGTGATTGCTAAGCAattaaatatgacatttttaGTAGGACTTTTAGTTGCAAATAGCCAGTTTCAGACAggattcaaatattcaaataaacagTACTAGAAATAGACCTGTCTTTcaattctgcctttttttttttggtctcagtaAAAAGGATGCCATGCAAGCAGAACTACAGGAATTTGCTCTAGCCTGGAGGGCTGCAGTAGAACAGGCCACTGATTGCTGGGCACTGTGTTGATGTGCACGGCCTATACAGGGCTTGACAAAATGCTTAGTTAGCAAAAACTCATGAATTATGTTTCATTAACTTCGAattctttgctatttcttttcttttctttttttctttttttttgagacagagtctcgctgtgttgcctgggctggagtgcagtggcgcgatcttggctcactgcaaactctgactcctgggttcaagtgattctcttgcctcagcctcccaagtggctgggattacaggtgcccgccaccacacccagctgatttttgtatttttagtaaagatggggtttcactatgttggccaggatggtcttgagctcctgacctcatgatccacccgcctcagcctcccaaagtgctgggattacaggtgtgagccaactgcgcccggcctattctttaCTCTCGCAACATAACCTGTGAGAAAGTTatctttacatttaataaaatggcAAGTAAATTAATAGATGAGTACAGACTGCTTTAAAAAGAACAGATTGTTTAAACGTACTGTTATTCATCTCTATAGTATCACTGAAAACAAACACTGCTTAGGGCAGtggttttatgtatgtatgttttgattaattgattgacagactctttctctgtcacccaggcttggagtgcagtggtgtgatcagagctcactgcagcctcgacctcctgggcttaagtgattctcctgcttcagccacctgaggagctgggaccacaggcgtgcaccacgacAACCggctaattacattttttattttaagagatacGATCTCTCTGTGTTGCGCAGACttatgtctcaaactcctgggttcaagcaaccctcctacctcaacatcccgaagtgctgggattataggtgtaagccatcatgcccagccttatgTGCTAAATTAacataattctattttattcattaactCAGCCTCTTTCAGGCAATGCTTAGTTAGACTTGTATACATTTAACTTTGTTTACTAGAaagtaaatcatttattttaaaaaatcgcCATGATTAAGACTGCACACCAGGGCCTTGACATGAGTTGCAAATGATTCATTAATAAATGAGTGATTGAGGGAACCTGGCCGGTAGAGAACCAGGATTATTATAGTTTCTCGGAAGACATGGGATAATTTCAATAAGGAGGAAGTGGTCAGTGAAGTCAAATATACTGAGAAGTTAAAGTAAGTGAGAGTTGATAAAAATCTGTTTgatctggctgggcgcagtggctcactcctgtaatcccagcactttgggaggccgaggtgggtggatcacaaagtcaggagttcaagaccagcctggtcaagatggtgaaacctcttctctactaaaaagacaaaaaatagctgggcgcagtggtggacacctgtaatcccagctacacaggaggctggatcaggagaatcgcttgaacctgggaggcagaggttgcagtgagccgagattgtgccactgcactctagcctgggcaacagcaagactccgtctcaaaaaaaaaaaaaaaaaaaaaaaaagaaaatctgtttgaTCTGATGagataattttgacttttgtgaAAAAATCAGTAGAATAAAGGAAATGGAAGTGGTTAGAGATATTTAGGAGGGAGAAGATGTGGAGATATGCCATTGATTTTAGACTGTTCTTTTGGGAAGATGGGCCCTGAATGAAAGAcacaaaatcatagagacagtgTAGAAACATAAAACTATCTTGGTTGATGGAGATTTAAAGGGGATGGTAAGAGAATACTATGGGAGACAGGTTTAAAAAGGTTGAATCACTCTGATTTAGATAATTATTAGCTTTGAACTTCAGAAGTATTGTTTTACTCCtccaaacattatttttatttctttgataatttatcATATCCTAGAATCTAAGTAAATAATGCATTATAAATAATCTCAGTTTTAGGATTAGGCCACACTTGGCTTAGCTGTTGACTTCATGAAAGGTTAAGAATTGGCATAAATGGCTCAAAGGTCAGGATAAGGAattgaaatgaaacaaaagaatatGGCTATCTTGTGTGGATCAAATGGGCAGACGCATCTCTGCATTTAATTCAGAAGAATTAATTTATAACTCCTCTATTGTCTGCTTCTTTCAGTGATGTAAGTTAACCTAGAATTTGCTGGCTTCAGAGACTTCCCTGCTTTCCCAGTATTAATGGTTAAGTTTCAGCTTACACTGCTTCTGAAGATCAGCTTTTAATCTTGCCCAGTATTCTGAATATTCCTAACAAACTCATTTTCTGTCATCACTGGCAAGAGCCAGGATTTGGGTGGCCATAAACTATGATGATTATGACTAGGAAGACTCACAAAACATACTACCTGCTTTTGGAAAATAGTTGAGTGCCAGCTGATAGCTGAGATGTGGAAGAACAGCTGATACCTGAGATGTGGAAGTTTCAACTGCTAAAACTGTGGTTGATTAATATACTTGATATGTTTTCAGGAATCAAAGATTAATTCCAAAATGACATGTTAGATAAGTTCTTTCTGGCTACAAATCTGTGAGGAAATACTGGGACCCCTTCCTGGCCTAAGGAGGCAATGTATACTGAAATGGAAAGGGCTCTTCTGTTGGCAGTCAGAGATAACCCTAAGCAAAATTGTAAAGGAATGGCATTCCTGGAAGTACGTATAGTTTTCCTCTCCTGTGACCTGTTCTCAGAAAAGAATCTGATTAATTCATTCACATTAAGGACTATAATTAGAATTGTATTTTAATGGGGCTTAATGTGTAAACTAAGGGCATTTGCTGTTTACCCAAGGCAGTACCTGCCACTAAAATTTATTGACTACCTACTTTGTTTAGGTCACTCTGGTGATAGGAGGTTTCTGTTCAGCAATTAAGAAATCCTCCTTACCTTGTAGAGTTCAGAGTCTCATTGTCAAAGTTATAACATTCTAATTATGGAACTCTAGGAGTCATTGAGCCAGAATAAGGAAAGGATTTTAGGTATCAGATTCTTGAAATCCCTTTCAGAAAGCaaccatttattttacttatggtAAGACTTACCCTGAAGACGGTTGATCCTCATTAAATGGAAATGTTTGAATGCTTTGTAAAattgtttatataaatttaaggTGAAGCAGAGAAACTAGTAATGTATTTCAAGTCAAGCTTTGCTACTTATATTCTCTCCACACAGATTGGCAAACACACTGTTCAGACTATTCTGTGtttaagtggttttttttttttgttgttgttgttgttgtttttaattattatttttttgagatggagtcttgctgtgttgcgccgaggctggagtgcagtggcgccatcgcggctcactgcagcctccacctcccgggttcaagcgattctcccgcctcagtctcccaagtagctggggattataggcgcctgccaccactcctggctaatttttggtatttttagtagatacggggtttcaccatattggccaggctggtctggaactcctgacctcaaatgattcacccgcctctgcctcccaaagtgctgggattacaggagttgagccacagtgcctggccttagCTGTTTATTTTGGTCTCAGGTATCTAGAGCCTTACTGTCTTTTTAAATAGCAAATGTTACTATTTATAATGTTGCCATTCGGTATTCTTTGAATTCTCAGGATACTGGTTTGTTAACTTGTAAAGCATCAGAAacctttttatacttttaaattagtGAGGAAGAGTCCCGTCCCACCCCTTGGGCCTCCAGCAGAGGTCACCTGGAAGGCAGGACTGGTATATCCTGTTAGCTAAATCCCTGCCCTCTGTATCCTCTAGCAATCCTCCCTGAAATGATTTTACCCTTTTTAATATGATGGATGTCTTTGATTCAaaggaatatttgagaaaaatgaagactGTCAGATAAAAGTACTTATACACAGGAGTTTCTGATTGGGGaagttatgtatgtatgtatgtatgtatgtatgtatgtatgtatgtatgtatgtatttatcgagatggagtcttgctcttgttgcccaagctggagtgcaatggcacaatctcggctcgctgcaagctccgcctcccaggttcaagcgattctcttgccttagcctcccaagtagctgggattacaggcaccttctTCCATGCCTGGatgtttttttgtaatttttgtagagacagggtttaccatgttggccaggctggcctcgaactcctgacttcgggtgatccacctgccttgggctcccaaagtgctgggattacaggcatgagccaccacgcccagccggtcCAGGATATATCTCTGTCTACTTTTTAAAGCTCTGTTTATttgaatacaagaaaaaaaatacgaTCTTGTTATTTTAGGTAAGCAATGATATGTTTTTGGCCCAACCATGGCCTTGTAAGTAATGTTCACCATTGATACAACACCTTTTTTGTGCTTTAGAATTGGATATCTGAAGTTGACTCTCCATTGTAAAGAAAAAAGGGGCTGggacagtttttaaaacaaagatcttTTTGTGATTTACCATTTCCTTCTTCCCCactatgtttcattttgtttaaagtgCCTGCTTGCTACTTTaacatgttatttttctgtttctttttcagatgattcttggagaaaccctgtctgtttACTGTAACCTTTTGCACTCAAATTCCTTTATCAGGAATAACTACATAGCCACTATTTACAAAGCCATTGGAACCTTTTTATTTGGTGCAGCTGCTAGTCAGTCCCTGACTGACATTGCCAAGTATTCAATAGGCAGATTGCGGCCTCACTTCTTGGATGTTTGTGATCCAGATTGGTCAAAAATCAACTGCAGCGACGGTTACATTGAAAACTACATATGTCGAGGGAATGCAGAAAAAGTTGAGGAAGGCAGGTGAGTGTTAAATCGCTAATGCTTGTTTAATCTTGTATATTCTTGGAATAGAAGGTTTCAGTGACTGAAAGATAAGCCATGCACTGGCTTAAAAAGAGAAGTTAGTGTTATCACCGGGAGGTGAATTTTGATCTTGTTTGAATTGTTCTCTCTCTTCATgccttattcctttttttttttttattgttatactttaagttctagggtacatgtgcataacgtgcaggtgtgttacatgtgtatacttgtgccatgttggtgtgctgcacccatcaacttgtcagcacccatcaattcgtcatttatatcaggtataactcccaatgcaatccctccccccttccccctacccacgataggccccgatgtgtgatgttccccttcccgagtccaagtgatctcatcgttcagttcccacctatgagtgagaacatgcggtgtttggttttctgttcttgtgatagtttgctaagaatgatggtttccagctgcatccatgtccctacaaaggacgcaaactcatccttttttatggctgcataatattccatggtgtatatgtgccacattttcttaatccagtctgtcacagatggacatttgggttgattccaagactttgctattgtaaatagtgctgcaataaacatacatgtgcatgtgtctttatagcagcatgatttataatcctttgggtatatacccagtagtgggatggctgggtcatacggtacatctagatctagatccttgaggaatcaccatactgttttccataatggttgaactagtttacaatcccaccaacagtgtaaaagtgttcctatttctctacatcctctccagcacctgttgtttcctgactttttaatgattgccattctaactggtgtgagatggtatctcattgtggttttgatttgcatttctctgatggccagtgatgatgagcattttttcatgtgtctattggctgtatgaatgtcttcttttgagaaatgtctgttcatatcctttgcccactttttgatggggttgtttgtttttttcttgtaaatttgtttgagttctttgtagattctggatattagccctttgtcagatgagtagattgcaaaaattttctcccattctgtaggttgcctgttcactctgatgctagtttcttttgctgtgcagaagctctttagtttaatcatatcccatttgtcaattttggcttttgttgccgttgcttttggtgttttagacatgaagtccttgcccatgcctatgtcctgaatggtaccacctaggttttcttctagggttttta
Protein-coding sequences here:
- the PLPP1 gene encoding phospholipid phosphatase 1 isoform X2, giving the protein MFDKTRLPYVALDVLCVLLAGLPFAILTSRHTPFQRGVFCNDESIKYPYKEDTIPYALLGGIIIPFSIIVMILGETLSVYCNLLHSNSFIRNNYIATIYKAIGTFLFGAAASQSLTDIAKYSIGRLRPHFLDVCDPDWSKINCSDGYIENYICRGNAEKVEEGRLSFYSGHSSFSMYCMLFVALYLQARMKGDWARLLRPTLQFGLVAISIYVGLSRVSDYKHHWSDVLTGLIQGALVAVLVAVYVSDFFKERTSFKERKEEDSHTTLHETSTTGNHYQSNHQP
- the LOC111541634 gene encoding 40S ribosomal protein S20 — its product is MAFKDTGKTPVEPEVAIHRIRITLTSRNVKSLEKACADLIRGAKEKNLKVKGPVRMPTKTLRITTRKTPCGEGSKTWDRFQMRIHKRLIDLHSPSEIVKQITSISIEPGVEVEVTIADA